From Lemur catta isolate mLemCat1 chromosome 19, mLemCat1.pri, whole genome shotgun sequence, a single genomic window includes:
- the ZNF350 gene encoding zinc finger protein 350 isoform X1, whose product MMHAQESLTLEDVAVEFTWEEWQLLGPAQKDLYRDVMLENYSNLVSVGYQASKPDALSKLEHGEPPWRREDEIHRGARSEVWKVDGHLPEHLQNESMVNRMEQWHGHNAFGNIVHQNKTQFLLRQNHDIFDLNGKSMKSNSTLVNQSRSYEIKNPAEFTRNGESYLHANPGQFHTEIKFPTSRKLISAKSLFISPKHQKTRKIEKPHVCSECGKAFIKKSWLTDHQIIHTGEKPHRCGLCGKAFSRKFMLTEHQRTHTGEKPYECTECGKAFLKKSRLNIHQKTHTGEKPYICSECGKGFIQKGNLIVHQRIHTGEKPYICNECGKGFIQKTCLIAHQRFHTGKTPFVCSECGKSCSQKSGLIKHQRIHTGEKPFQCSECGKAFTTKQKLIVHQRTHTGERPYGCNECGKAFAYMSCLVKHKRIHTREKQGDSVKVENPPAESHSSLHTSDVMQEKNLANTVTTQVPSVAPQTSLNISGLLANRNVVIVGQPVVRSALSGDNRGLAQQRNLVNVVVPSVINYVLFYVTENP is encoded by the exons ATGATGCATGCCCAG GAATCACTGACCCTGGAGGATGTGGCTGTGGAGTTCACCTGGGAGGAGTGGCAGCTCCTGGGCCCTGCTCAGAAGGACCTGTACCGGGACGTGATGTTGGAGAACTACAGCAACTTGGTGTCAGTGG GGTATCAAGCCAGCAAACCAGATGCACTCTCCAAGTTGGAACACGGGGAACCACCATGGAGAAGAGAAGATGAAATCCACCGTGGAGCCCGTTCAG aagtcTGGAAAGTTGATGGTCATTTGCCAGAGCACTTACAAAATGAAAGCATGGTGAACAGAATGGAACAATGGCATGGACATAATGCGTTTGGAAATATTGTTCATCAGAACAAAACTCAGTTTCTGTTAAGGCAAAATCATGATATATTTGACTTAAATGGAAAAAGTATGAAATCAAATTCCACTTTAGTTAACCAGAGCAGAAGCTATGAAATAAAGAATCCTGCTGAGTTTACCAGAAATGGGGAATCCTATCTCCATGCTAACCCTGGACAATTTCATACTGAAATTAAATTCCCTACAAGTCGAAAACTCATCAGTGCTAAGTCCCTATTCATCAGTCCCAAGCATCAGAAAACTCGAAAAATAGAGAAGCCTCATGTGTGCAGTGAATGCGGGAAAGCCTTCATTAAAAAGTCTTGGCTCACTGATCACCAGAtcattcatacaggagagaaacctcaTAGATGTGGTCTATGTGGGAAAGCCTTCTCCAGAAAGTTCATGCTCACTGAACATCAGCGAACTCATACAGGAGAAAAACCTTATGAATGCActgaatgtggcaaagcctttctAAAGAAATCACGGCTCAACATACATCAGAAAACACATACAGGAGAAAAACCTTATATatgcagtgaatgtggaaaagGCTTCATCCAAAAAGGAAATCTCATTGTACATCAGCGAATTCATACAGGTGAGAAACCCTATATatgcaatgaatgtggaaaaggCTTCATTCAGAAGACATGCCTCATAGCACATCAGAGATTTCACACAGGAAAGACGCCCTTTGTGTGCAGTGAATGCGGAAAATCCTGTTCTCAGAAGTCAGGTCTCATTAAACATCAAAgaattcacacaggagagaaaccctttcaatgcagtgaatgtgggaaagcctttacaACAAAGCAAAAGCTCATTGTTCATCAAAGAACTCATACAGGAGAGAGACCCTATGGCTGCAATGAGTGTGGGAAAGCTTTTGCGTACATGTCTTGCCTTGTTAAGCATAAGCGAATACACACAAGGGAGAAACAAGGAGATTCAGTCAAGGTGGAAAACCCTCCTGCAGAGAGTCACAGCTCATTACATACCAGTGATGTCATGCAGGAGAAAAACCTTGCTAACACCGTGACCACACAAGTGCCTTCTGTGGCTCCTCAGACATCATTAAACATCAGTGGCCTCTTAGCAAATAGGAACGTAGTCATCGTGGGACAGCCAGTTGTCAGAAGTGCACTTTCAGGAGATAACAGAGGACTTGCACAGCAGAGAAACCTTGTGAATGTGGTTGTGCCTTCAGTGATCAATTACGTATTATTTTATGTCACAGAAAACCCATAG
- the ZNF350 gene encoding zinc finger protein 350 isoform X2: MMHAQESLTLEDVAVEFTWEEWQLLGPAQKDLYRDVMLENYSNLVSVGYQASKPDALSKLEHGEPPWRREDEIHRGARSVWKVDGHLPEHLQNESMVNRMEQWHGHNAFGNIVHQNKTQFLLRQNHDIFDLNGKSMKSNSTLVNQSRSYEIKNPAEFTRNGESYLHANPGQFHTEIKFPTSRKLISAKSLFISPKHQKTRKIEKPHVCSECGKAFIKKSWLTDHQIIHTGEKPHRCGLCGKAFSRKFMLTEHQRTHTGEKPYECTECGKAFLKKSRLNIHQKTHTGEKPYICSECGKGFIQKGNLIVHQRIHTGEKPYICNECGKGFIQKTCLIAHQRFHTGKTPFVCSECGKSCSQKSGLIKHQRIHTGEKPFQCSECGKAFTTKQKLIVHQRTHTGERPYGCNECGKAFAYMSCLVKHKRIHTREKQGDSVKVENPPAESHSSLHTSDVMQEKNLANTVTTQVPSVAPQTSLNISGLLANRNVVIVGQPVVRSALSGDNRGLAQQRNLVNVVVPSVINYVLFYVTENP, translated from the exons ATGATGCATGCCCAG GAATCACTGACCCTGGAGGATGTGGCTGTGGAGTTCACCTGGGAGGAGTGGCAGCTCCTGGGCCCTGCTCAGAAGGACCTGTACCGGGACGTGATGTTGGAGAACTACAGCAACTTGGTGTCAGTGG GGTATCAAGCCAGCAAACCAGATGCACTCTCCAAGTTGGAACACGGGGAACCACCATGGAGAAGAGAAGATGAAATCCACCGTGGAGCCCGTTCAG tcTGGAAAGTTGATGGTCATTTGCCAGAGCACTTACAAAATGAAAGCATGGTGAACAGAATGGAACAATGGCATGGACATAATGCGTTTGGAAATATTGTTCATCAGAACAAAACTCAGTTTCTGTTAAGGCAAAATCATGATATATTTGACTTAAATGGAAAAAGTATGAAATCAAATTCCACTTTAGTTAACCAGAGCAGAAGCTATGAAATAAAGAATCCTGCTGAGTTTACCAGAAATGGGGAATCCTATCTCCATGCTAACCCTGGACAATTTCATACTGAAATTAAATTCCCTACAAGTCGAAAACTCATCAGTGCTAAGTCCCTATTCATCAGTCCCAAGCATCAGAAAACTCGAAAAATAGAGAAGCCTCATGTGTGCAGTGAATGCGGGAAAGCCTTCATTAAAAAGTCTTGGCTCACTGATCACCAGAtcattcatacaggagagaaacctcaTAGATGTGGTCTATGTGGGAAAGCCTTCTCCAGAAAGTTCATGCTCACTGAACATCAGCGAACTCATACAGGAGAAAAACCTTATGAATGCActgaatgtggcaaagcctttctAAAGAAATCACGGCTCAACATACATCAGAAAACACATACAGGAGAAAAACCTTATATatgcagtgaatgtggaaaagGCTTCATCCAAAAAGGAAATCTCATTGTACATCAGCGAATTCATACAGGTGAGAAACCCTATATatgcaatgaatgtggaaaaggCTTCATTCAGAAGACATGCCTCATAGCACATCAGAGATTTCACACAGGAAAGACGCCCTTTGTGTGCAGTGAATGCGGAAAATCCTGTTCTCAGAAGTCAGGTCTCATTAAACATCAAAgaattcacacaggagagaaaccctttcaatgcagtgaatgtgggaaagcctttacaACAAAGCAAAAGCTCATTGTTCATCAAAGAACTCATACAGGAGAGAGACCCTATGGCTGCAATGAGTGTGGGAAAGCTTTTGCGTACATGTCTTGCCTTGTTAAGCATAAGCGAATACACACAAGGGAGAAACAAGGAGATTCAGTCAAGGTGGAAAACCCTCCTGCAGAGAGTCACAGCTCATTACATACCAGTGATGTCATGCAGGAGAAAAACCTTGCTAACACCGTGACCACACAAGTGCCTTCTGTGGCTCCTCAGACATCATTAAACATCAGTGGCCTCTTAGCAAATAGGAACGTAGTCATCGTGGGACAGCCAGTTGTCAGAAGTGCACTTTCAGGAGATAACAGAGGACTTGCACAGCAGAGAAACCTTGTGAATGTGGTTGTGCCTTCAGTGATCAATTACGTATTATTTTATGTCACAGAAAACCCATAG